The window ATCATCACAAATCGGATTGAGGCTTGCCTCATCCACTTCACACCATTAGTAAGAAATCAAGCGGGTGGGACTTGCCCACTCGCTTTTCTTAAAATATGGTATAATAAAGTATAAAACTAAAATTATAGGAGAACAAACCTCATGGCACGCGAATTTTCATTAGAAAAAACTCGTAATATCGGTATCATGGCGCACGTTGACGCGGGTAAAACAACGACAACTGAGCGTATTCTTTACTACACTGGTAAAATCCACAAAATCGGTGAAACTCACGAAGGTGCATCACAAATGGACTGGATGGAGCAAGAGCAAGAGCGTGGTATCACAATCACATCTGCTGCGACAACAGCTCAATGGAACAACCACCGTGTAAACATCATCGACACACCAGGACACGTGGACTTCACAATCGAAGTACAACGTTCACTTCGCGTTCTTGATGGTGCGGTTACCGTTCTTGACTCACAATCAGGTGTTGAGCCACAAACTGAAACAGTATGGCGTCAAGCAACTGAATACGGTGTTCCACGTATCGTATTTGCCAACAAAATGGACAAAATCGGTGCTGACTTCCTTTACTCAGTAAGCACACTTCATGAGCGTCTTCAAGCAAATGCTCACCCAATTCAATTGCCAATCGGTTCTGAAGATGAGTTCCGTGGTATCATCGACTTGATCAAGATGAAAGCTGAAATCTATACTAACGACCTTGGTACAGATATTCTTGAAGAAGATATTCCGGCTGAATACCTTGAGCAAGCTCAAGAATACCGTGAAAAATTGGTTGAAGCAGTTGCGGAAACTGATGAAGAATTGATGATGAAATACCTTGAAGGTGAAGAAATCACAAACGACGAATTGAAAGCTGCTATCCGTAAAGCAACAATCAACGTTGAATTCTTCCCAGTATTGTGTGGTTCAGCCTTCAAAAACAAAGGTGTTCAATTGATGCTTGATGCGGTTATTGACTACCTTCCAAGCCCAGTTGACATCCCTGCTATCAAAGGTATCAATCCAGATACAGATGCTGAAGAAGAGCGTCATGCTTCTGACGAAGAGCCATTTGCAGCTCTTGCCTTCAAGATCATGACTGACCCATTCGTAGGTCGTTTGACATTCTTCCGTGTCTACTCAGGTGTACTTAACAGTGGTTCATACGTAATGAACACTTCTAAAGGTAAACGTGAGCGTATCGGACGTATCCTTCAAATGCACGCAAACAGCCGTCAAGAAATTGAAACTGTTTACGCTGGTGATATCGCCGCTGCGGTTGGTTTGAAAGATACTACAACTGGTGACTCATTGACAGATGAAAAAGCAAAAGTAATCCTTGAGTCAATCCACGTTCCAGAACCAGTTATCCAATTGATGGTTGAGCCTAAGTCTAAAGCTGACCAAGACAAGATGGGTATCGCCCTTTCTAAATTGGCTGAAGAAGATCCAACATTCCGCGTTGAAACAAACGTTGAAACTGGTGAAACAGTTATCTCAGGTATGGGTGAGTTGCACTTGGATGTCCTTGTTGACCGTATGCGTCGTGAATTCAAGGTTGAAGCGAACGTAGGTGCTCCTCAAGTATCATACCGTGAAACATTCCGTGCTTCTACTCAAGCTCGTGGTTTCTTCAAACGCCAGTCTGGTGGTAAAGGTCAATTCGGTGACGTTTGGATCGAATTCACACCAAACGAAGAAGGTAAAGGTTTCGAGTTCGAGAACGCTATCGTCGGTGGTGTGGTTCCACGTGAATTCATCCCAGCGGTTGAAAAAGGTCTCGTAGAATCTATGGCCAACGGTGTTCTTGCTGGTTACCCAATCGTTGACGTTAAAGCGAAGCTTTACGATGGTTCATACCACGATGTCGACTCATCTGAAACAGCCTTCAAAGTGGCAGCATCTCTTGCCCTTAAAGAAGCAGCTAAATCAGCTCAACCAACTATCCTTGAGCCAATGATGCTTGTAACCATCACTGCACCAGAAGATAACCTTGGTGACGTTATGGGTCACGTTACTGCACGTCGTGGTCGCGTTGACGGTATGGAAGCTCGTGGTAACACACAAATCGTTCGTGCTTATGTACCACTTGCTGAAATGTTCGGTTACGCAACTGTTCTTCGTTCAGCAACACAAGGTCGCGGTACTTTCATGATGGTATTTGACCACTACGAAGATGTACCAAAATCTGTACAAGATGAAATCATCAAGAAAAACGGCGGCAACGCTTAATTGATTGCCCAAGCCTGCTCGAAAGAGTGGGCTTTTTTCATACCTTCTCTCTCTTTCGTCAAGAACAAAATGAAAACCACCAGTTAAACTGGTGGCTGCCAAGGTGTTGCAGTTCACTAAAAATCACCTCCAACAGTCTAGGGCTGAACTGTGGCAAGTGGAAGTCGGACAAACCAAGTGGAAAGTAAATAATCAAGTTGACTTTTTACCATCTCTACTAGATATAAAATCATTGTTCTTGGATGGGGAATATTTTAAAATATTGTAATTGTTCTTGATACAGTTTTGTGTATTTATTGGCTTGTGATAGACCAGATAAAACTGTTTGTGTACGAGTTGGGTAGTCGGTGATGATGCCATCTACTTCTATGGAGTCTGCTTGTTGCACTCCCTCAGGAGCATTGACAGTCCATACGTAGAAAGCTTTTCCCGATTTGCGAATATAATTAAGTAAATCATCAGTGAGTTGATCCAAGGGAACACTATAGCCAGTCAGGTTAGGTAATTCAATTTCCGGAGGTGCGCTCATCAATAAGTAGGTTTCAAATTTTGGAGCATACTTTAGAATAGCGTTTATGAAATGAGGGTCAGCAGACTGAAGCTGATGCCCCTCCTCTTCAAAGCTTGCTTGGTATTTCTTCATAAAATTGTCTACCATTTGGGAACTATCTTGTGCAGAAGTTTTAAAATCAATTAAGAGTTTCTGATTTTGTGCCCTAGCTTCAGTTAGAATTTGGTCAAAACTTGCAATTTTGGCAGAGTAGCCAGCTGCATCTGTTATGATGGTTTCTGTTAAGTTTGCCAAAGTAAGATCATGGGGACGATAGTCTACACCAGCCCAATTGATTAAACTTGCATCGTGAAAAGCAATAAACTCTAGGTCAGCTGTTTCCCAAAGGTCGATTTCGATGTAGTCTGGCTGGCTCTGACTTGCTAACTGCAGTGCTTCAACGGTATTTTCAATAGCGTGGTGGTCGTTTAAAGCGCGATGAGAAATAATAAGTGGCGCTTTTGGGGTATGAAAGGAGGCTTCATATCGGGCTAATAAGAAGACTGGTACAACTGGAAGGAAGATGAAAAGGAGTGAAGAGGGCTTCCACCAAGTAAATTTTTCGTTAAAGAGTATTTTCCACCAGAACCACAAGGTAAGTGTGAGCGCAAGGACTAAACTACTGTAAAGAAAAGCGAAAAATAGGCTATAGTTCATTTGCACATGACTGGGAAAAATATTTGAGATGACTGGCTGGATAGATATGCTGATTGTATTTAATACATACCATAATCCTAAACTTAATAAAGGAGTGAGAATGCTGAGGATGGATTTTTGAAATTTAGACCGATGTTTTCTTTTGGATAAGTGTTTCTGGCGGATTTTTGAGTATTTTGTCGGCATAGGAGTAATAACTTTCTAAAACATTACTTATGATTGTATCAAATTTTATAGGTTTTATCCAATTGCATCAGTAAGTTTTCAGAAATTCCATGCAGTTCCGACAATATTAACAATGAAACTATATGAAATTCTTGCTTTTTTATTGAATAAGTTATATAATAAAAACGTTGAAAAGATGCTTGTAGGCTTACAAGTTAATATTTTCACAAAAGGATTAAAAGGCTTGCCTTTTAAAATAAAGAACTCGATTTTCATAAGGAGGAAATCATTCATGGTAGTTAAAGTTGGTATTAACGGTTTCGGACGTATCGGTCGTCTTGCTTTCCGTCGTATCCAAAACGTAGAAGGTGTTGAAGTTACTCGTATCAACGACCTTACAGACCCAGTAATGCTTGCACACTTGTTGAAATACGACACAACTCAAGGTCGTTTCGACGGTACTGTTGAAGTTAAAGACGGTGGTTTCGAAGTTAACGGTAAATTCGTTAAAGTTTCTGCTGAGCGTGAGCCAGGAAAAATTGACTGGGCTGCTGACGGCGTAGAAATCGTTCTTGAAGCAACTGGTTTCTTCACTTCAAAAACTGCTGCTGAGCAACACATCCACGAAAATGGTGCTAAGAAAGTTGTTATCACTGCTCCTGGTGGTAACGATGTTAAGACTATCGTTTTCAACACTAACCACGATATCCTTGATGGTACTGAAACAGTTATCTCAGGTGCTTCATGTACTACAAACTGTTTGGCACCAATGGCTAAAGCTCTTCACGATGCATTTGGCGTTCAAAAAGGTTTGATGACTACAATCCACGGTTACACTGGTGACCAAATGGTTCTTGACGGACCACACCGTGGTGGTGACCTTCGTCGTGCTCGTGCTGCTGCTGCGAACATCGTTCCTAACTCAACTGGTGCTGCTAAAGCTATCGGCTTGGTAATCCCAGAGTTGAACGGTAAACTTGACGGTGCTGCACAACGTGTTCCAGTTCCAACAGGTTCTGTAACTGAATTGGTTGCAACTCTTAACAAGAAAGTTACTGCTGAAGAAGTAAACGCTGCTATGAAAGCTGCTGCTACTGAATCATACGGCTATACTGAAGACCAAATCGTTTCTTCAGATATCGTAGGTATCTCATTCGGTTCATTGTTCGATGCAACTCAAACTAAAGTTCTTGACGTTGATGGTGAGCAATTGGTTAAAGTTGTTTCATGGTACGACAACGAAATGTCTTATACTGCACAACTTGTTCGTACTCTTGAGTACT is drawn from Streptococcus sp. 29892 and contains these coding sequences:
- the gap gene encoding type I glyceraldehyde-3-phosphate dehydrogenase translates to MVVKVGINGFGRIGRLAFRRIQNVEGVEVTRINDLTDPVMLAHLLKYDTTQGRFDGTVEVKDGGFEVNGKFVKVSAEREPGKIDWAADGVEIVLEATGFFTSKTAAEQHIHENGAKKVVITAPGGNDVKTIVFNTNHDILDGTETVISGASCTTNCLAPMAKALHDAFGVQKGLMTTIHGYTGDQMVLDGPHRGGDLRRARAAAANIVPNSTGAAKAIGLVIPELNGKLDGAAQRVPVPTGSVTELVATLNKKVTAEEVNAAMKAAATESYGYTEDQIVSSDIVGISFGSLFDATQTKVLDVDGEQLVKVVSWYDNEMSYTAQLVRTLEYFAKIAK
- the fusA gene encoding elongation factor G; amino-acid sequence: MAREFSLEKTRNIGIMAHVDAGKTTTTERILYYTGKIHKIGETHEGASQMDWMEQEQERGITITSAATTAQWNNHRVNIIDTPGHVDFTIEVQRSLRVLDGAVTVLDSQSGVEPQTETVWRQATEYGVPRIVFANKMDKIGADFLYSVSTLHERLQANAHPIQLPIGSEDEFRGIIDLIKMKAEIYTNDLGTDILEEDIPAEYLEQAQEYREKLVEAVAETDEELMMKYLEGEEITNDELKAAIRKATINVEFFPVLCGSAFKNKGVQLMLDAVIDYLPSPVDIPAIKGINPDTDAEEERHASDEEPFAALAFKIMTDPFVGRLTFFRVYSGVLNSGSYVMNTSKGKRERIGRILQMHANSRQEIETVYAGDIAAAVGLKDTTTGDSLTDEKAKVILESIHVPEPVIQLMVEPKSKADQDKMGIALSKLAEEDPTFRVETNVETGETVISGMGELHLDVLVDRMRREFKVEANVGAPQVSYRETFRASTQARGFFKRQSGGKGQFGDVWIEFTPNEEGKGFEFENAIVGGVVPREFIPAVEKGLVESMANGVLAGYPIVDVKAKLYDGSYHDVDSSETAFKVAASLALKEAAKSAQPTILEPMMLVTITAPEDNLGDVMGHVTARRGRVDGMEARGNTQIVRAYVPLAEMFGYATVLRSATQGRGTFMMVFDHYEDVPKSVQDEIIKKNGGNA
- a CDS encoding glycerophosphodiester phosphodiesterase family protein yields the protein MPTKYSKIRQKHLSKRKHRSKFQKSILSILTPLLSLGLWYVLNTISISIQPVISNIFPSHVQMNYSLFFAFLYSSLVLALTLTLWFWWKILFNEKFTWWKPSSLLFIFLPVVPVFLLARYEASFHTPKAPLIISHRALNDHHAIENTVEALQLASQSQPDYIEIDLWETADLEFIAFHDASLINWAGVDYRPHDLTLANLTETIITDAAGYSAKIASFDQILTEARAQNQKLLIDFKTSAQDSSQMVDNFMKKYQASFEEEGHQLQSADPHFINAILKYAPKFETYLLMSAPPEIELPNLTGYSVPLDQLTDDLLNYIRKSGKAFYVWTVNAPEGVQQADSIEVDGIITDYPTRTQTVLSGLSQANKYTKLYQEQLQYFKIFPIQEQ